The Acidobacteriota bacterium genomic sequence GGCGAGCGAGACGGCGGGAATGCCCGCCCGCTGGAAGCTGCGGTCGTCGCTCGGCGGCATGCGGGGCGTGCCCACGCAGGCAACGGCGTGACGACTGCAGGCACGGTTCACGCGGCCGGCCAGGGGGTGCGCGGCGGAAAGATCGCCGGGGCCGTAGAACAGCGTGTCCCCGTAGGCCACGATATCCACGTTGACCATCACGGCGCCGCGCGCCGGATCGAGCGACTGCACGTACGCGCGGGATCCGAGCAACCCGAGCTCCTCCATGTCGAAGAAGACGACGTGGACTACGCCCTGCAAGTCTGCGTCCCGGAGGGTCTCGGCCAGGCGCAACAGCACCAGCACGCCGGCCGCGTTGTCGACCAGCCCGTGGCTGAGCGTGCCGTCGTCCAGCCGGTCGGCGTCGAAGTGTCCCCCAACGACGATCCGCGGCGGACCGGCGCCGAGGCTGACCACCACGTTGTGACCGTGCGTCCGGTCATCGTCCGCGCCCGCCCCGGAAAACGTCTGTAACGCGTAGGGCAACCCGCGTCGTTGCAGCTCCTCCTCGAGGACGGCGAGCCGCAGATCGTTCGTCGGCTGGACGAAACGCCGCGCAACGTCGATCACGTCGTCCGTGAAGGGCGCCGGCAGAGGTCGCGGCGCAATGGG encodes the following:
- a CDS encoding Zn-dependent exopeptidase M28, which produces MQTRSIVRVHLLLLALLLPGAGCIGAGAQETAVPIAPRPLPAPFTDDVIDVARRFVQPTNDLRLAVLEEELQRRGLPYALQTFSGAGADDDRTHGHNVVVSLGAGPPRIVVGGHFDADRLDDGTLSHGLVDNAAGVLVLLRLAETLRDADLQGVVHVVFFDMEELGLLGSRAYVQSLDPARGAVMVNVDIVAYGDTLFYGPGDLSAAHPLAGRVNRACSRHAVACVGTPRMPPSDDRSFQRAGIPAVSLAVLPAEEAHRAWLFLNGDLSATLRGALTPPILRIIHTERDTVDRLEPEAMARAVRIVTDLVLDLDAAAQ